The following are encoded in a window of Collinsella aerofaciens genomic DNA:
- a CDS encoding ABC transporter ATP-binding protein produces the protein MKQGMQGFVDAFNTRAPQASGTDLSPEQQADAELARYANAALAAQTDAAFLDSAESYYALMGEGFQSGSIVGDRETNDAELAYCRALSSSGITDIPASASDLPFLSFLPYAIATAPSFLPFIPFLLSSILVLGATRPATLAAKAPAPKFRRLIQIVFSIIAAGTAMLLAGLAPGGIYALALNGFGQIGYPIAFFHDGALATTTAGNVFTTLLLALLAGGTLISVCSAVLSTATRRVLAGPLTSALLVAAPAFPLLSDSALEHNAVLGLLPLAVFSPIEATGYVGCFPTEFIGSGSGSASMLAVALAYVAVFFAVGAVATRSPKQPGPAKKHHGLELLDASVGYGSTTILSIGSLFLSPGTAAGLVAPNGSGKTTLLEALSGQFPTRIHSGSLAADGISQRRSAEFAELVYLSSSGGTDLYPTLSAIEHLAFVREAWKSAADIDSLCDSLGISPYLDKPTRKLSTGMKQQVKLAMAIATDCPYLILDEPLNGLDPGKRKTSCDAMRSEVARGRSVLISSHLLDDLADLTNSFYFIEAGTLVEKIKSSSQTLKQEYLDTYEGGE, from the coding sequence CCGCCCTCGCCGCTCAAACCGACGCCGCCTTTCTCGATTCTGCCGAGAGCTACTACGCGCTCATGGGCGAAGGCTTCCAATCCGGGTCCATCGTGGGAGACCGAGAGACCAATGACGCGGAGCTCGCGTATTGCCGTGCCCTGAGCAGCTCCGGCATCACGGATATCCCGGCCTCCGCAAGCGACCTGCCATTCCTTTCCTTCCTGCCTTACGCCATTGCCACGGCGCCGTCTTTCCTTCCCTTCATCCCCTTCCTTCTCTCGTCGATACTCGTGCTCGGCGCCACAAGGCCTGCGACCCTGGCGGCGAAGGCGCCCGCGCCCAAATTCCGGCGCCTTATCCAGATCGTGTTTTCGATAATCGCCGCGGGGACCGCGATGCTCCTCGCCGGCCTCGCACCCGGGGGCATTTACGCCTTGGCCCTAAACGGCTTCGGGCAAATTGGGTACCCGATCGCCTTCTTCCATGACGGCGCGCTTGCCACCACGACCGCGGGAAACGTCTTCACGACCCTGCTTCTCGCGCTGCTTGCGGGCGGAACCTTGATATCCGTTTGCTCCGCCGTCCTATCGACCGCAACGAGGCGCGTCCTCGCGGGCCCCCTTACCTCCGCGCTGCTTGTCGCGGCCCCGGCATTCCCGTTGCTGTCCGATTCGGCGCTGGAGCATAATGCCGTGCTCGGGCTCCTGCCGCTGGCCGTGTTCTCGCCTATCGAGGCCACGGGCTACGTAGGATGCTTCCCGACAGAATTCATTGGCTCCGGTTCAGGCAGCGCATCGATGCTTGCCGTGGCCCTGGCATACGTCGCGGTCTTTTTTGCGGTCGGCGCCGTTGCGACACGTTCGCCCAAACAGCCTGGACCCGCGAAAAAGCACCATGGGCTCGAGCTTCTGGACGCGAGCGTGGGATACGGGAGCACGACGATACTTTCAATCGGATCGCTTTTCCTGAGCCCGGGAACGGCGGCGGGCCTCGTTGCTCCCAACGGCTCGGGGAAAACCACCCTTCTAGAAGCGCTGTCGGGCCAATTTCCCACCCGCATCCACTCGGGAAGCCTGGCGGCAGACGGAATCAGCCAACGTCGATCAGCCGAATTTGCAGAACTCGTCTACCTGAGCTCTTCGGGCGGCACGGATCTCTACCCCACGCTATCGGCCATCGAGCACCTTGCTTTCGTTAGGGAGGCGTGGAAATCGGCCGCCGACATCGACTCGCTCTGCGACTCCCTCGGAATCTCCCCATATCTCGACAAGCCGACCCGTAAACTCTCGACAGGAATGAAGCAGCAGGTAAAGCTTGCCATGGCGATAGCGACCGATTGCCCGTACCTCATCCTCGATGAACCGCTGAACGGCCTCGATCCGGGAAAGCGGAAAACCTCCTGCGACGCGATGCGCAGCGAGGTGGCGCGGGGACGAAGCGTGCTCATTTCAAGCCATCTGCTCGACGACCTGGCAGACCTCACCAACTCGTTCTACTTCATCGAGGCCGGCACGCTCGTGGAAAAGATCAAGTCGTCCTCGCAGACGCTCAAGCAGGAATACCTCGATACATACGAGGGAGGTGAATGA